A window of the Phaseolus vulgaris cultivar G19833 chromosome 5, P. vulgaris v2.0, whole genome shotgun sequence genome harbors these coding sequences:
- the LOC137835822 gene encoding nuclear transcription factor Y subunit A-7-like isoform X1, with translation MNCLCEKDCGLFSSHSTSPNVLGCPSWGPSESRSLSLKVDAQPQQCHRTKTLSFQFQELDSSSTHSGQSSTKLGSSQSGQMSVEHSSTDSTHGIRSFMGNQDFTFPPPLLDHSQTLAHIAGHYADPGYSSLMASSYGSQFKHEDQKNTDEIPNVQPVETAPIRIPLQLDITEEPIYVNSKQYHAILRRRQNRAKLEVQNKPIKDRKPYLHESRHLHALKRARGAGGRFLNTKKLQQSTRTRGNTAESSMHQMKNYRDGDDNATYASNSDARNMQNHTSDKGGGTTQQHPLFVYM, from the exons ATGAATTGCTTGTGTGAGAAAGACTGTGGTCTATTTTCTTCTCATTCAACATCACCCAATGTTCTTGGATGCCCATCATGGGGGCCTTCAGAATCCAGAAGTTTGAGCTTAAAAGTGGATGCTCAGCCACAACAATGCCACAGGACCAAAACATTGAGCTTTCAATTCCAAGAACTGGATTCATCTTCGACTCATTCGGGTCAATCTTCTACCAAACTTGGTTCATCACAATCCG GTCAAATGTCTGTTGAGCATAGCTCTACAGATTCAACACATGGCATCAGATCATTTATGGGGAATCAGGATTTCACCTTCCCTCCTCCACTACTGGATCACAGCCAAACACTT GCTCATATTGCAGGTCACTATGCTGATCCAGGCTATAGCAGCCTAATGGCTTCTTCATATGGTTCACAGTTTAAG CATGAAGACCAAAAAAACACTGATGAGATTCCTAATGTCCAGCCAGTGGAAACTGCTCCTATTCGAATTCCTCTGCAATTGGACATTACAGAAGAACCCATATACGTGAATTCAAAGCAGTACCATGCTATTCTGAGGAGAAGACAGAATCGAGCAAAACTTGAAGTACAAAACAAACCCATCAAGGATCGGAAA CCTTATCTTCACGAGTCCCGCCACCTGCATGCACTGAAGAGAGCAAGAGGTGCTGGTGGACGCTTTCTCAACACCAAAAAGCTTCAACAATCAACTCGTACACGTGGAAATACTGCAGAATCTAGCATGCATCAAATGAAAAACTACAGAGATGGTGATGACAATGCCACATATGCTTCCAACAGTGATGCAAGAAACATGCAGAATCATACATCTGATAAGGGTGGTGGCACCACTCAGCAGCACCCTCTATTTGTCTACATGTGA
- the LOC137835822 gene encoding nuclear transcription factor Y subunit A-8-like isoform X2, which yields MNCLCEKDCGLFSSHSTSPNVLGCPSWGPSESRSLSLKVDAQPQQCHRTKTLSFQFQELDSSSTHSGQSSTKLGSSQSGQMSVEHSSTDSTHGIRSFMGNQDFTFPPPLLDHSQTLAHIAGHYADPGYSSLMASSYGSQFKPVETAPIRIPLQLDITEEPIYVNSKQYHAILRRRQNRAKLEVQNKPIKDRKPYLHESRHLHALKRARGAGGRFLNTKKLQQSTRTRGNTAESSMHQMKNYRDGDDNATYASNSDARNMQNHTSDKGGGTTQQHPLFVYM from the exons ATGAATTGCTTGTGTGAGAAAGACTGTGGTCTATTTTCTTCTCATTCAACATCACCCAATGTTCTTGGATGCCCATCATGGGGGCCTTCAGAATCCAGAAGTTTGAGCTTAAAAGTGGATGCTCAGCCACAACAATGCCACAGGACCAAAACATTGAGCTTTCAATTCCAAGAACTGGATTCATCTTCGACTCATTCGGGTCAATCTTCTACCAAACTTGGTTCATCACAATCCG GTCAAATGTCTGTTGAGCATAGCTCTACAGATTCAACACATGGCATCAGATCATTTATGGGGAATCAGGATTTCACCTTCCCTCCTCCACTACTGGATCACAGCCAAACACTT GCTCATATTGCAGGTCACTATGCTGATCCAGGCTATAGCAGCCTAATGGCTTCTTCATATGGTTCACAGTTTAAG CCAGTGGAAACTGCTCCTATTCGAATTCCTCTGCAATTGGACATTACAGAAGAACCCATATACGTGAATTCAAAGCAGTACCATGCTATTCTGAGGAGAAGACAGAATCGAGCAAAACTTGAAGTACAAAACAAACCCATCAAGGATCGGAAA CCTTATCTTCACGAGTCCCGCCACCTGCATGCACTGAAGAGAGCAAGAGGTGCTGGTGGACGCTTTCTCAACACCAAAAAGCTTCAACAATCAACTCGTACACGTGGAAATACTGCAGAATCTAGCATGCATCAAATGAAAAACTACAGAGATGGTGATGACAATGCCACATATGCTTCCAACAGTGATGCAAGAAACATGCAGAATCATACATCTGATAAGGGTGGTGGCACCACTCAGCAGCACCCTCTATTTGTCTACATGTGA
- the LOC137835823 gene encoding PHD finger protein ALFIN-LIKE 4-like: MEARSRSVEDIFEDFKGRRAGIIKALTADVEDFYSQCDPEKENLCLYGLPSEQWEVNLPVEEVPPELPEPVLGINFARDGMQEKDWLSLVAVHSDTWLLALAFYFGARFGFDKTDRKRLFSMINELPTIFEVVAGGGAKKPLKEKSSVSNNSGNKSKSITKVRVSETQGRLSKTLLQQPKDEEEVVEEQEQEQEQDDEDEHGETLCGACGENYGTDEFWICCDICEKWFHGKCVKITPARAEHIKQYKCPSCSNKRAR; the protein is encoded by the exons ATGGAAGCGCGAAGTCGCTCCGTCGAAGACATATTCGAGGATTTCAAGGGCCGAAGAGCAGGCATCATCAAAGCCCTCACCGCCG ATGTTGAAGATTTCTACAGCCAATGTGATCCTG AGAAGGAGAATTTGTGCTTATATGGATTACCCAGTGAGCAGTGGGAAGTAAAtttacctgttgaagaagttcCTCCAGAGCTTCCTGAGCCTGTCCTAGGCATTAACTTTGCTAGGGATGGCATGCAGGAAAAAGACTGGCTATCGTTAGTTGCTGTTCATAGTGATACATGGTTGCTTGCCCTTGCCTTTTATTTTGGAGCCAGATTTGGATTTGATAAAACTGACAG GAAACGACTATTCAGTATGATCAATGAACTACCGACAATATTTGAAGTTGTTGCTGGTGGTGGAGCAAAGAAGCCACTTAAAGAGAAGTCATCAGTTTCAAACAACAGTGGAAACAAATCTAAGTCTATCACTAAAGTG AGGGTTTCTGAAACCCAGGGAAGACTGTCAAAGACATTGTTACAACAACCAAAGGATGAGGAAGAAGTAGTAGAAGAGCAAGAGCAAGAGCAGGAGcaagatgatgaagatgaacaTGGAGAGACCTTGTGTGGGGCATGTGGTGAGAATTATGGTACTGATGAGTTCTGGATTTGCTGTGACATATGCGAGAAGTGGTTCCATGGGAAATGCGTGAAGATCACCCCTGCCAGGGCAGAGCACATCAAGCAATACAAGTGTCCATCCTGCAGTAACAAGAGAGCTCGCTAA